In one Vanacampus margaritifer isolate UIUO_Vmar chromosome 11, RoL_Vmar_1.0, whole genome shotgun sequence genomic region, the following are encoded:
- the tbr1b gene encoding T-box brain protein 1b has product MQVHISPQPSDPSVKRVHESSALSGCDGMDAHLSSIISKHAEGSSAVKKSPREMTNESEADTFPDPKDARGGKLSPPGGGAHGDAVDARHGHTLHGAGAGDKCNFSPPSASAGASMFPYPSQHAAFSIGSPGRYVAHHPVLANGAYNGLLSNSSAAPGYPHPPPPPPPPPAAGYPYAQQYGAAYQGGAFYQFSPVQAAGLVPGKAQVYLCNRALWLKFHRHQTEMIITKQGRRMFPFLSFNISGLDPTAHYNIFVDVILADPNHWRFQGGKWVPCGKADTNVVGNRVYMHPDSPNTGSHWMRQEISFGKLKLTNNKGASNNTGQMVVLQSLHKYQPRLHVVEVNEDGTEDASQPGRVQTFTFTETQFIAVTAYQNTDITQLKIDHNPFAKGFRDNYDTVYTGCDIDRLTPSPGESPRSQLMAGPRYAVHSPFLQEQFVSSYAKSRFHPGMAAAAAAAAAAGADRGVPLGNSLQSDEPPVGGAPQRWFVSPANNRLDFAASAYEAADFAGNAATLLSYAAAGVKAMPLPTAGCSNRALGYYADPSGWGGRTPPQYCGGVGGKASSVFPCWPANSIGGRSNCLAEEGDSVPTQRSPIGSEEAKAKDVTSESGWIETPSSIKSIDSSDSGIFEAVKRRRMSPSSTPVPDAVSPLKSDLLREDKTCSKDIGYYSFYPTS; this is encoded by the exons ATGCAAGTGCACATCTCGCCTCAGCCTAGTGACCCGTCCGTGAAGCGCGTGCACGAGAGCAGCGCACTTTCAGGCTGCGATGGAATGGACGCGCATCTTTCGTCTATCATCTCCAAGCACGCGGAGGGAAGTTCAGCCGTGAAAAAAAGCCCCAGGGAGATGACGAATGAGTCGGAGGCAGACACTTTCCCCGACCCCAAGGACGCGCGCGGGGGCAAACTCTCCCCTCCCGGCGGCGGTGCGCACGGAGACGCCGTCGACGCCCGTCACGGTCACACCCTCCATGGAGCAGGAGCGGGAGACAAGTGCAACTTCTCTCCGCCGTCCGCCTCCGCAGGAGCCAGCATGTTCCCTTACCCGAGCCAGCACGCCGCCTTCTCCATCGGCAGCCCCGGCCGCTACGTGGCCCACCACCCGGTGCTGGCCAACGGAGCCTACAACGGCCTGCTGAGCAACTCGTCGGCGGCCCCGGGCTACCCGCATCcgcctcctccgccgccgccgccgcccgccgcCGGCTACCCGTACGCGCAGCAGTACGGAGCCGCGTACCAGGGAGGCGCCTTCTACCAGTTCTCCCCGGTCCAGGCTGCCGGGCTGGTGCCGGGGAAGGCGCAGGTGTATCTGTGCAACAGGGCCCTGTGGCTCAAGTTTCACAGGCACCAGACGGAGATGATCATCACCAAGCAGGGACG GAGGATGTTTCCGTTTTTAAGCTTCAACATTTCAGGCCTAGACCCAACTGCTCACTACAACATTTTTGTGGATGTTATCCTGGCTGATCCAAATCATTGGAGGTTTCAGGGAGGCAAGTGGGTTCCCTGCGGGAAGGCCGACACCAACGTCGTAG GAAATCGAGTTTATATGCACCCGGATTCACCAAACACGGGTTCACATTGGATGCGTCAAGAGATCTCTTTCGGCAAATTAAAGCTGACAAACAATAAAGGGGCATCCAACAACACGGGGCAG ATGGTGGTCCTGCAGTCTCTGCACAAGTACCAGCCGAGGTTGCACGTGGTGGAAGTGAACGAAGACGGCACGGAGGACGCCAGCCAGCCCGGCAGAGTGCAGACGTTCACCTTCACTGAGACGCAGTTCATCGCCGTCACCGCCTACCAGAACACCGAC ATTACGCAACTGAAAATTGACCACAACCCCTTTGCCAAAGGATTTCGGGACAACTATGACAC TGTGTACACAGGCTGCGACATCGACCGCCTCACTCCGTCCCCGGGCGAGTCCCCCCGCTCGCAGCTCATGGCCGGGCCCCGTTACGCCGTGCACAGTCCCTTCCTCCAGGAGCAGTTCGTCAGCTCCTACGCCAAATCTCGCTTCCATCCCggcatggcggcggcggcggcggcggcggcggctgctggCGCGGACCGCGGCGTGCCCCTCGGCAACAGCTTGCAGAGCGACGAGCCCCCGGTGGGCGGCGCCCCGCAGCGCTGGTTCGTCTCCCCTGCCAACAACCGACTGGACTTCGCCGCCTCGGCCTACGAGGCCGCCGACTTCGCGGGCAACGCCGCCACCCTGCTGTCGTACGCCGCGGCCGGCGTCAAGGCGATGCCCTTGCCCACAGCGGGCTGCTCCAACCGGGCCCTCGGCTATTACGCGGACCCTTCCGGGTGGGGGGGACGCACCCCGCCGCAGTACTGCGGGGGAGTCGGCGGCAAAGCGAGCTCCGTGTTCCCCTGCTGGCCCGCCAACTCCATCGGGGGGAGGAGCAACTGCCTGGCCGAGGAGGGCGACTCGGTCCCCACGCAGCGCTCTCCCATTGGCTCTGAGGAGGCCAAGGCCAAAGACGTGACCTCCGAGTCGGGCTGGATCGAGACGCCGTCGTCCATCAAGTCGATCGACTCCAGCGACTCGGGCATCTTCGAGGCCGTCAAACGGAGGCGGATGTCGCCCTCGTCCACCCCCGTGCCAGACGCGGTGTCCCCGCTCAAGTCGGACCTCCTCAGGGAGGACAAGACCTGCTCCAAGGACATTGGCTACTACAGCTTCTACCCGACCAgctaa
- the slc4a10b gene encoding sodium-driven chloride bicarbonate exchanger isoform X2, protein MEAQDQGVHMEPLLPAVNSSFGSSVGRRSLRSDGEAVVDRGGTRSQQSTNFEPEDLEGHRTLYIGVHVPLGSTRQHSHRRHRHHGNKHKRRNRERALTLVEGRESPIYDTPSQRVQFLLGTEDEDEEHVPHDLFTEMDEIFVREGEDSEWKESARWLKFEEDVEDGGERWSKPYVASLSLHSLFELRSCIINGTVLLDMRAATIEEIADMVLDHQELYSPLGDELRKKVHEALLKRHHHQNQKKLANRLPIVRSLADMSRRTSDVHLDKNGQMTSSQSHLAGPDGKGDVTRDNSSVDLSKMDLHFMKKIPPGAEACNVLIGELDFLNKPVVAFVRLSPAVLLSGLAEVPIATRFLFILLGPVGRAPQYHEIGRSIATLMTDEVFHDVAYKAKDRNDLIAGIDEFLDQVTVLPPGEWDPSIRIEPPKNVPSQEKRKKNTNLPNDLSEGNEEEHEGHGGPELQRTGKWFGGLILDIKRKAPHYLSDYTDAFSLQCVASFLFLYCACMSPVITFGGLLGEATEGRISAIESLFGASLTGIAYSLFAGQPLTILGSTGPVLVFEKILFKFCKEYDLSYLSLRTCIGLWTAFLCIALVATDASSLVCYITRFTEEAFASLICLIFIYEALEKLLYLGDYYPINKNNNLDKLSLYSCSCVEPSDPTNGTLKYWEFNNITAAEIYWEALEVKDCVEKRGEFVGRACGPSGPYVPDVLFWCVILFFSTVFMSSFLKEFRFSTYFPTKVRSIISDFAVFITIFTMVLLDYSLGIPSPKLKVPSVFKPTRDDRGWFINPLGPNPWWTVVITLFPALLCTILIFMDQQITAVIINRKEHKLKKGCGYHLDLFMVGLMLGVCSLMGLPWFVAATVLSITHVNSLKLESQCSAPGEQPKFLGIREQRFTGLMIFVLMGCSVFMTSVLKFIPMPVLYGVFLYMGASSLRGIQFFDRLTLFGMPPKHQPDFIYLRHVPLRKVHLFTFIQLSCLILLWVIKTSKAAIVFPMMVLALVFIRKLLDCFFSKRELSWLDDLMPESKKKKLEDVDEEEEQSIPAEEDGAVQVPLEGCKGLPIINITDEMSKGSFGNTWNATS, encoded by the exons ATGGAAGCGCAGGACCAGGGAGTACACATGGAGCCACTGCTACCCGCT GTCAACTCCTCCTTTGGCTCATCCGTTGGCCGTCGAAGTTTG AGGAGCGACGGTGAAGCTGTAGTGGACAGAGGAGGAACGCGCTCACAGCAAAGCACCAACTTCGAGCCGGAAGATCTTGAAG GCCACAGGACTCTGTATATCGGCGTTCACGTCCCTTTGGGCAGCACCAGACAACACAGCCATCGCAGGCACCGTCACCatggaaacaaacacaaacggaGGAATAGGGAGCGGGCCCTCACATTGGTGGAGGGGCGAGAGTCTCCCATCTACG ACACCCCCTCCCAGAGGGTCCAGTTCCTCCTCGGGACGGAAGATGAGGACGAGGAGCACGTTCCTCACGATCTTTTTACAGAGATGGATGAGATTTTCGTGAGGGAGGGCGAGGATTCCGAGTGGAAGGAAAGCGCCAG GTGGCTGAAGTTTGAGGAGGACGTGGAGGACGGAGGAGAGCGCTGGAGTAAACCCTACGTGGCCTCACTGTCGCTGCACAGCCTGTTCGAGCTGCGCAGCTGCATCATCAACGGCACCGTGCTGCTCGACATGAGGGCCGCCACCATCGAGGAGATCGCAG ATATGGTACTGGACCACCAGGAGCTGTACTCGCCGCTGGGCGACGAGCTCCGAAAGAAAGTGCACGAAGCGCTGTTGAAGCGACACCATCACCAGAACCAGAAGAAGCTGGCCAACCGCTTGCCCATCGTGCGCTCGCTCGCCGACATGAGCCGACGGACGTCAGACGTTCACCTGGACAAGAATG GTCAGATGACATCTTCACAGTCTCATTTGGCAGGTCCCGATGGAAAAGGGGACGTCACCAGAGACAACAGCTCTGTCGACTTAAGCAAG ATGGACCTTCATTTTATGAAGAAGATCCCACCAGGGGCCGAGGCGTGCAACGTATTAATAGGAGAGTTGGACTTCCTCAACAAGCCCGTGGTGGCCTTTGTGCGTCTCTCACCAGCCGTTCTTCTCAGCGGGCTGGCCGAGGTCCCCATCGCCACCAG GTTTCTGTTTATCCTCCTGGGACCCGTTGGAAGAGCCCCCCAGTATCACGAGATCGGACGGTCCATCGCTACGCTCATGACAGACGAG gtttTCCATGATGTTGCATATAAAGCCAAGGACCGAAACGACCTGATTGCCGGGATTGACGAATTTCTCGATCAAGTGACCGTTTTGCCACCAGGAGAGTGGGATCCATCTATTAGAATAGAACCACCCAAAAATGTACCTTCTCAG gaaaagaggaagaaaaacaccAATCTACCAAACGACTTATCTGAGGGGAATGAAGAAGAGCATGAAGGCCACGGAGGTCCTGAACTGCAGCGCACAGGGAA ATGGTTTGGTGGTCTCATTCTCGACATCAAGCGTAAAGCCCCCCACTACCTGTCTGACTACACGGATGCATTCAGTTTGCAGTGTGTGGCCTCTTTCCTGTTCCTCTATTGTGCCTGCATGTCCCCTGTCATCACCTTTGGAGGACTTTTGGGCGAGGCGACTGAAGGACGCATA AGTGCAATTGAGTCGCTGTTTGGTGCCTCGTTGACGGGAATCGCCTATTCCTTGTTTGCCGGCCAGCCGCTCACCATTCTGGGCAGCACCGGGCCCGTtcttgtatttgaaaaaatactcTTCAAATTCTGCAA GGAGTACGACCTGTCCTACCTGTCCCTGAGGACGTGCATCGGCCTGTGGACGGCGTTCCTCTGCATCGCGCTGGTGGCCACTGACGCCAGTTCCCTGGTGTGTTACATCACTCGTTTCACGGAGGAAGCCTTCGCCTCGCTCATCTGCCTCATCTTCATTTACGAGGCCTTGGAGAAACTGCTCTACTTGGGGGACTACTATCCCATTAACAAGAACAACAACCTGGACAAGCTCTCCTTGTACTC ATGTTCATGCGTTGAGCCTTCTGACCCCACCAACGGCACCCTCAAGTACTGGGAGTTCAATAACATCACTGCGGCCGAGATCTACTGGGAAGCGTTGGAGGTCAAG GACTGCGTTGAAAAGCGCGGCGAGTTTGTGGGCAGAGCCTGCGGTCCCAGCGGACCTTACGTACCCGACGTTCTCTTCTGGTGCgtcattcttttcttttccaccGTTTTCATGTCGTCCTTCCTGAAGGAGTTCCGGTTCAGCACTTACTTCCCCACAAAG gtGAGGTCCATCATTAGTGATTTTGCTGTTTTCATCACCATCTTCACCATGGTCCTGCTTGACTACTCCTTAGGGATCCCCTCCCCAAAACTGAAAGTTCCAAGTGTGTTTAAG CCAACCAGAGACGATCGAGGCTGGTTCATCAACCCGTTGGGTCCAAACCCCTGGTGGACCGTCGTCATCACGCTGTTTCCAGCCCTGCTGTGCACCATCCTCATCTTCATGGACCAGCAGATTACAGCTGTCATCATAAACAGGAAGGAGCACAAGCTTAAG AAAGGCTGCGGCTACCACCTGGATCTGTTCATGGTGGGGCTGATGCTCGGCGTGTGCTCCCTGATGGGCTTGCCGTGGTTCGTGGCGGCCACCGTCCTCTCCATCACGCACGTCAACAGCCTCAAGCTGGAATCCCAGTGCTCGGCGCCCGGCGAGCAGCCCAAGTTCCTGGGCATCAGGGAGCAACGTTTCACCGGCCTCATGATCTTCGTCCTCATGGGCTGCTCCGTCTTCATGACGTCCGTGCTCAAG TTCATTCCCATGCCCGTGTTGTATGGCGTCTTTCTCTATATGGGAGCCTCCTCTCTCCGAGGAATACAG TTCTTTGACCGTCTCACACTGTTCGGCATGCCACCCAAGCACCAGCCAGATTTCATCTACCTGCGTCACGTACCCCTGAGGAAGGTGCATCTGTTCACTTTCATCcagctcagctgtttgattCTTCTCTGGGTCATCAAGACCTCCAAGGCCGCCATCGTCTTCCCCATGATG
- the slc4a10b gene encoding sodium-driven chloride bicarbonate exchanger isoform X1, which yields MEAQDQGVHMEPLLPAVNSSFGSSVGRRSLRSDGEAVVDRGGTRSQQSTNFEPEDLEGHRTLYIGVHVPLGSTRQHSHRRHRHHGNKHKRRNRERALTLVEGRESPIYDTPSQRVQFLLGTEDEDEEHVPHDLFTEMDEIFVREGEDSEWKESARWLKFEEDVEDGGERWSKPYVASLSLHSLFELRSCIINGTVLLDMRAATIEEIADMVLDHQELYSPLGDELRKKVHEALLKRHHHQNQKKLANRLPIVRSLADMSRRTSDVHLDKNGQMTSSQSHLAGPDGKGDVTRDNSSVDLSKMDLHFMKKIPPGAEACNVLIGELDFLNKPVVAFVRLSPAVLLSGLAEVPIATRFLFILLGPVGRAPQYHEIGRSIATLMTDEVFHDVAYKAKDRNDLIAGIDEFLDQVTVLPPGEWDPSIRIEPPKNVPSQEKRKKNTNLPNDLSEGNEEEHEGHGGPELQRTGKWFGGLILDIKRKAPHYLSDYTDAFSLQCVASFLFLYCACMSPVITFGGLLGEATEGRISAIESLFGASLTGIAYSLFAGQPLTILGSTGPVLVFEKILFKFCKEYDLSYLSLRTCIGLWTAFLCIALVATDASSLVCYITRFTEEAFASLICLIFIYEALEKLLYLGDYYPINKNNNLDKLSLYSCSCVEPSDPTNGTLKYWEFNNITAAEIYWEALEVKDCVEKRGEFVGRACGPSGPYVPDVLFWCVILFFSTVFMSSFLKEFRFSTYFPTKVRSIISDFAVFITIFTMVLLDYSLGIPSPKLKVPSVFKPTRDDRGWFINPLGPNPWWTVVITLFPALLCTILIFMDQQITAVIINRKEHKLKKGCGYHLDLFMVGLMLGVCSLMGLPWFVAATVLSITHVNSLKLESQCSAPGEQPKFLGIREQRFTGLMIFVLMGCSVFMTSVLKFIPMPVLYGVFLYMGASSLRGIQFFDRLTLFGMPPKHQPDFIYLRHVPLRKVHLFTFIQLSCLILLWVIKTSKAAIVFPMMVLALVFIRKLLDCFFSKRELSWLDDLMPESKKKKLEDVDEVEEEQSIPAEEDGAVQVPLEGCKGLPIINITDEMSKGSFGNTWNATS from the exons ATGGAAGCGCAGGACCAGGGAGTACACATGGAGCCACTGCTACCCGCT GTCAACTCCTCCTTTGGCTCATCCGTTGGCCGTCGAAGTTTG AGGAGCGACGGTGAAGCTGTAGTGGACAGAGGAGGAACGCGCTCACAGCAAAGCACCAACTTCGAGCCGGAAGATCTTGAAG GCCACAGGACTCTGTATATCGGCGTTCACGTCCCTTTGGGCAGCACCAGACAACACAGCCATCGCAGGCACCGTCACCatggaaacaaacacaaacggaGGAATAGGGAGCGGGCCCTCACATTGGTGGAGGGGCGAGAGTCTCCCATCTACG ACACCCCCTCCCAGAGGGTCCAGTTCCTCCTCGGGACGGAAGATGAGGACGAGGAGCACGTTCCTCACGATCTTTTTACAGAGATGGATGAGATTTTCGTGAGGGAGGGCGAGGATTCCGAGTGGAAGGAAAGCGCCAG GTGGCTGAAGTTTGAGGAGGACGTGGAGGACGGAGGAGAGCGCTGGAGTAAACCCTACGTGGCCTCACTGTCGCTGCACAGCCTGTTCGAGCTGCGCAGCTGCATCATCAACGGCACCGTGCTGCTCGACATGAGGGCCGCCACCATCGAGGAGATCGCAG ATATGGTACTGGACCACCAGGAGCTGTACTCGCCGCTGGGCGACGAGCTCCGAAAGAAAGTGCACGAAGCGCTGTTGAAGCGACACCATCACCAGAACCAGAAGAAGCTGGCCAACCGCTTGCCCATCGTGCGCTCGCTCGCCGACATGAGCCGACGGACGTCAGACGTTCACCTGGACAAGAATG GTCAGATGACATCTTCACAGTCTCATTTGGCAGGTCCCGATGGAAAAGGGGACGTCACCAGAGACAACAGCTCTGTCGACTTAAGCAAG ATGGACCTTCATTTTATGAAGAAGATCCCACCAGGGGCCGAGGCGTGCAACGTATTAATAGGAGAGTTGGACTTCCTCAACAAGCCCGTGGTGGCCTTTGTGCGTCTCTCACCAGCCGTTCTTCTCAGCGGGCTGGCCGAGGTCCCCATCGCCACCAG GTTTCTGTTTATCCTCCTGGGACCCGTTGGAAGAGCCCCCCAGTATCACGAGATCGGACGGTCCATCGCTACGCTCATGACAGACGAG gtttTCCATGATGTTGCATATAAAGCCAAGGACCGAAACGACCTGATTGCCGGGATTGACGAATTTCTCGATCAAGTGACCGTTTTGCCACCAGGAGAGTGGGATCCATCTATTAGAATAGAACCACCCAAAAATGTACCTTCTCAG gaaaagaggaagaaaaacaccAATCTACCAAACGACTTATCTGAGGGGAATGAAGAAGAGCATGAAGGCCACGGAGGTCCTGAACTGCAGCGCACAGGGAA ATGGTTTGGTGGTCTCATTCTCGACATCAAGCGTAAAGCCCCCCACTACCTGTCTGACTACACGGATGCATTCAGTTTGCAGTGTGTGGCCTCTTTCCTGTTCCTCTATTGTGCCTGCATGTCCCCTGTCATCACCTTTGGAGGACTTTTGGGCGAGGCGACTGAAGGACGCATA AGTGCAATTGAGTCGCTGTTTGGTGCCTCGTTGACGGGAATCGCCTATTCCTTGTTTGCCGGCCAGCCGCTCACCATTCTGGGCAGCACCGGGCCCGTtcttgtatttgaaaaaatactcTTCAAATTCTGCAA GGAGTACGACCTGTCCTACCTGTCCCTGAGGACGTGCATCGGCCTGTGGACGGCGTTCCTCTGCATCGCGCTGGTGGCCACTGACGCCAGTTCCCTGGTGTGTTACATCACTCGTTTCACGGAGGAAGCCTTCGCCTCGCTCATCTGCCTCATCTTCATTTACGAGGCCTTGGAGAAACTGCTCTACTTGGGGGACTACTATCCCATTAACAAGAACAACAACCTGGACAAGCTCTCCTTGTACTC ATGTTCATGCGTTGAGCCTTCTGACCCCACCAACGGCACCCTCAAGTACTGGGAGTTCAATAACATCACTGCGGCCGAGATCTACTGGGAAGCGTTGGAGGTCAAG GACTGCGTTGAAAAGCGCGGCGAGTTTGTGGGCAGAGCCTGCGGTCCCAGCGGACCTTACGTACCCGACGTTCTCTTCTGGTGCgtcattcttttcttttccaccGTTTTCATGTCGTCCTTCCTGAAGGAGTTCCGGTTCAGCACTTACTTCCCCACAAAG gtGAGGTCCATCATTAGTGATTTTGCTGTTTTCATCACCATCTTCACCATGGTCCTGCTTGACTACTCCTTAGGGATCCCCTCCCCAAAACTGAAAGTTCCAAGTGTGTTTAAG CCAACCAGAGACGATCGAGGCTGGTTCATCAACCCGTTGGGTCCAAACCCCTGGTGGACCGTCGTCATCACGCTGTTTCCAGCCCTGCTGTGCACCATCCTCATCTTCATGGACCAGCAGATTACAGCTGTCATCATAAACAGGAAGGAGCACAAGCTTAAG AAAGGCTGCGGCTACCACCTGGATCTGTTCATGGTGGGGCTGATGCTCGGCGTGTGCTCCCTGATGGGCTTGCCGTGGTTCGTGGCGGCCACCGTCCTCTCCATCACGCACGTCAACAGCCTCAAGCTGGAATCCCAGTGCTCGGCGCCCGGCGAGCAGCCCAAGTTCCTGGGCATCAGGGAGCAACGTTTCACCGGCCTCATGATCTTCGTCCTCATGGGCTGCTCCGTCTTCATGACGTCCGTGCTCAAG TTCATTCCCATGCCCGTGTTGTATGGCGTCTTTCTCTATATGGGAGCCTCCTCTCTCCGAGGAATACAG TTCTTTGACCGTCTCACACTGTTCGGCATGCCACCCAAGCACCAGCCAGATTTCATCTACCTGCGTCACGTACCCCTGAGGAAGGTGCATCTGTTCACTTTCATCcagctcagctgtttgattCTTCTCTGGGTCATCAAGACCTCCAAGGCCGCCATCGTCTTCCCCATGATG